A part of Myxococcus landrumus genomic DNA contains:
- a CDS encoding endonuclease/exonuclease/phosphatase family protein → MTRNTLSQVLSKSPHPAVSWAGMLSILLLASACIELEGPKLAELELEPTSVGMSYEAVITATGGKPPLHYTLTQPPGFSVITSGEARLIGPASEPGDFQVIVHVRDADGSSDTAAYPIKVFPRLEAGNTDVSDLYVGSTFSHTFTATGGKPPLSWSVTSGEWPRGLTLDATGTLSGRPEVHGIHELTLQLKDALGAQVAVPMRLVVLPSDGHPRVPVSVGNWNIEWFGDMANGPSDEALQLTNVQKVLSDANVDIWGLVEVVSTEHFTNLKARLPDYDGFLADDSRVSGGALHYSPFAQKVGVLFRKNRVQVLGAEVILTQEKYLFAFRPPLRLDLRVQRNGTAVDMTVIVLHMKAATTVTDYLRRADASIVLKSYLDTTLSTDRVIVLGDWNDDVDASIAVDPSTAQHFTSPYANFVNDGADYRFTTEAFSLAGVSSTATYRDFIDHQLISHELDVSHLANSTEVLRPAIPNYRTNTSDHYPIVSRFELSSP, encoded by the coding sequence ATGACTCGCAACACCCTGTCGCAAGTCCTATCGAAGTCCCCCCACCCCGCCGTGTCCTGGGCGGGGATGCTCTCGATTCTCCTGCTGGCCTCCGCCTGCATCGAGCTCGAGGGGCCCAAGCTGGCCGAGCTCGAGTTGGAGCCCACCAGCGTGGGCATGAGCTACGAGGCAGTCATCACCGCCACCGGAGGCAAGCCGCCCCTCCACTACACGCTGACGCAGCCGCCCGGCTTCTCCGTCATCACGAGCGGCGAGGCACGACTCATCGGGCCCGCCTCCGAGCCCGGCGACTTCCAGGTCATCGTCCATGTGCGCGACGCGGACGGGAGCTCGGACACCGCCGCCTATCCCATCAAGGTCTTCCCTCGACTGGAGGCCGGCAACACGGACGTGAGCGACCTCTACGTGGGCAGCACGTTCAGCCACACCTTCACCGCCACCGGCGGCAAGCCGCCCTTGAGCTGGTCAGTGACTTCCGGCGAATGGCCCCGGGGCCTCACGCTGGACGCCACGGGCACGCTGTCTGGCCGGCCGGAGGTCCACGGCATCCATGAGCTCACGCTCCAGCTCAAGGACGCCCTCGGCGCCCAGGTCGCTGTGCCCATGCGCCTGGTGGTCCTCCCCTCGGACGGCCATCCCCGCGTCCCGGTGTCGGTGGGGAACTGGAACATCGAGTGGTTCGGCGACATGGCCAACGGCCCCTCCGACGAAGCGCTTCAGCTCACCAACGTCCAGAAGGTCCTCTCCGATGCCAACGTGGATATCTGGGGACTGGTCGAGGTCGTCAGCACGGAGCACTTCACCAACCTGAAGGCCCGCCTTCCTGACTACGACGGCTTCCTCGCGGACGACTCTCGGGTGTCCGGCGGTGCGCTCCACTACTCCCCCTTCGCCCAGAAGGTGGGCGTGCTCTTCAGGAAGAACCGGGTGCAGGTACTCGGCGCGGAGGTCATCCTCACGCAGGAGAAGTACCTGTTCGCCTTCCGTCCTCCGCTCAGGCTCGACCTGCGAGTCCAGCGCAATGGCACCGCCGTGGACATGACTGTCATCGTGCTCCACATGAAGGCGGCTACCACCGTCACGGACTACTTGCGACGAGCCGACGCTTCCATCGTGTTGAAGAGCTACCTGGACACCACCCTGTCCACGGACCGGGTCATCGTCCTTGGCGACTGGAACGACGACGTGGACGCCTCCATCGCCGTCGATCCCTCGACCGCCCAGCACTTCACCTCGCCCTACGCGAACTTCGTCAACGATGGGGCCGACTACCGCTTCACCACCGAGGCCTTCTCGCTCGCTGGCGTCAGCAGCACCGCGACCTACCGGGACTTCATCGACCACCAGCTCATCAGCCATGAGCTCGACGTGAGCCACCTCGCGAACTCCACCGAGGTCCTCAGGCCCGCCATCCCCAACTACCGGACCAACACCTCGGACCACTACCCCATCGTCAGCCGGTTCGAACTGTCCTCACCGTAG
- a CDS encoding TetR/AcrR family transcriptional regulator has product MRNPSHRREEVLKAALECFLELGVEGTTMAAIRERSGASTGSIYHLFPSKDAIAAALYLEVLGEYQAGVLKVLEAHPGAREGTEALVRHHVEWTLERPDATRFLLSARGVAAVVAAEASITERNKGFFRQVKDWWQGHVRAGDFEEMPFELFLAILRGPAQELVRDWVAGRTKTDLRTAIPVLARAAWHAVEKRPVRARK; this is encoded by the coding sequence AGTCATCGGAGAGAAGAGGTCCTCAAGGCGGCGCTCGAGTGTTTCCTGGAGCTGGGCGTCGAGGGCACGACGATGGCGGCCATCCGGGAGCGCTCCGGGGCCAGCACGGGGAGCATCTACCACCTGTTCCCGAGCAAGGACGCCATCGCGGCGGCGCTCTACCTGGAGGTGTTGGGGGAGTACCAGGCCGGTGTGTTGAAGGTGCTGGAGGCGCACCCGGGAGCGCGCGAGGGGACCGAGGCTCTCGTGCGCCATCACGTGGAGTGGACGCTGGAGCGGCCGGATGCGACGCGCTTCCTCCTGAGCGCCCGAGGCGTCGCCGCCGTCGTCGCCGCCGAGGCGAGCATCACCGAGCGGAACAAGGGCTTCTTCCGTCAGGTGAAGGACTGGTGGCAGGGCCACGTGCGTGCGGGCGACTTCGAGGAGATGCCCTTCGAGCTGTTCCTCGCCATCCTGAGAGGGCCCGCACAGGAGCTGGTGCGCGACTGGGTGGCGGGGAGAACGAAGACGGACCTGCGCACGGCCATTCCAGTGCTCGCGCGAGCCGCCTGGCACGCCGTCGAGAAGCGGCCGGTGCGCGCACGCAAGTGA